The sequence TGCGTCGCAATGAGCCGCTCGGCCATTACCTGCGAGAACCGTTTCATGATCTCGTAGCCGAACGACGCATCCTTGTCACATTTCTGTCGGACACACACGGCGTCGAATCGTATTGCCGCGATGTCCGTGAGAGCCCGGGCGTCAAACTGGGATCTGAACGGGGGGATAAGCCAGGACCATCCAACGATGCGCCCCTTCCCCACCGTATGGAAGATGAAGGTGCGATTTCCGACACCCATCTCGAGCGCGACAGCCCCATCACGAATGGCGAAGAACTCCGTCGCTTCCGAGCGCTCCCTCGTCAGGTAGTCGCCCTTCTTGAAATGGACATGCTTTGTGCATCCTGCCAGGAACTCGAGCTGGTCAGGCGTCATCGCCTCGAGTACCTGGATTTCCTTGAGGCTGTCCTCTATGGTGCTTACGACTTTCATGGCTTTCTCTCGGTTACTTGCGCCGGCCGGGGCCGACTTTGCGTCCGTTCGGATCTATGGCGCGGACCTCCTCCGTGATATCGATCGCGACGGGACACCACGTGATGCAGCGCCCACATCCGACGCATCCGGATGTGCCGAACTGGTCCTTCCACGTGGCCAGTTTGTGAGTGATCCACTGGCGATATCTCGACCCCGTCGTCTTTCGTACATATCCGCCGTGGATGTAGGAATGGTCGGGGTTGAAGCACGAGTCCCACACCTGCCACCTTTCTGCGGCCGTACCCGTCAGGTCCGTCGTATCCTCTACGGTTGAGCAGAAGCATGTGGGGCACACCATCGTGCAGTTGCCGCAGGAAAGGCACCGCTCGTCGACGGTCTTCCACTCGGGATGATTCAGGCTCTCGAGCAGAAGCTGGCGCGTGGCGTCGGGGTCGAGCGTGCGATGCTGGTCGTCGACGGCCTGTTGTCGAAGTGACCGGGCTCTGGCAAGGCTCTTCTTGTCGGCCGGGCGTGACGCGATACGAGAGAGAAGCTCCGCCCCGCGAGGTGAGCCTGTCTCAACAACGAACGCCGTTCGGGCCTTGTGAGGGATTTCAGTCAGGGCAAGGTCGAAGCCGCCCGTCGCGCGCGGACCCGTGCCCATGGATGCGCAGAAGCAGCTATCGACGGCTCTGGTACAATTGACGGCAATGATCACAGCAGTGTTGCGCCGCTTTGAGTACACCGGATCGGGGTGGCTTCCACCCATGAAGACCCGGTCTTGAATGGCGATGGCCGCGAGATCGCAGGCGCGGACGCCCACAAAGGCATACGGTGGCGTGTCGGATTCCTCACTCTGGAATTCAACGCTTGCGGGCGAACCGTTTCGACTTGCAGACCAGAGGCGGCGTCGTGCCGGAAACAGATATTTCTTCCACGCGTGAGCCCCGATCGTGCAATCGAAGACCCTGTTGGTCTCTGAATGCTCAAGGCGATACTTGCCGGGTGCATGGTGATCGATCCACCCGTCCGGCAGATCGCGGGTGCCGCCGATCTCGCCCAGGACAATCGTATCGCCCCGTCTCGTCGGGCCAATGACGGAGAACCCGTCTTTTGCGAGTGAGGTCAGGAGATCGTCCAGTGCGGACGACGTGATGACGGCCGTCTTCGTCAGTTCACCGGTCGCCGATTCGGGCGCGAGCGCTTCGTCCGCCTGCATATCCTACTTCTGGTCATTAGTGGGGTTGGAAATGTCGTCACGCGCGGGAACGAGATGTGGCAGGCAAGAAGCGGAGCGCGTGTAAGGAAAAGCCGAATCCGGCTGGGCGCGGCATCCTGACCGCGTCGTCGGGCAGAAGAGGCGGCTATGACCCGAAAATCACGCCGCTTTTTGTTAGGTTGCGAGCCCAACCGGCTTCAATATCTACATGACCTACTTCACCTTCCTTGTCGTCGTACTGCTGCCTCCGATTCTTGTGTTGGGCACGATGGTGTACCGCGTTCGCGGCGGACTCAATCTCGGGAGCGCCCTGCGAGCCGTGGTGTTTCTCGTCGTGATTGCGGTGGTTTATACGACGCCGTGGGACAACTACTTGATATACCGCGGAGTGTGGTCGTACGGGGAGGACCGCGTGCTGGGCGTGATCGGCTTCGTGCCGGTCGAGGAGTACGGATTCATGGCGCTCCAGGCATTGATGACGGGGCTGATTACGCTTTGGATGTACCGCGGAGTGGATCGGACTGAGGCGGTGAGTCGGCCGGTGTATCTGGCTGGTCTGGCCGTGTGGATTGCGGTGACGGTGTGCGGTGTGTGGATGTTAGTTTCGGGCGCTGACCGCTGGCTGTATCTCGGGCTGATACTGGCGTGGGCTGGACCGGTGCTGGCGGGGACGTGGTGGCTGGGTGGGCGGCGCTTCGGCACGATCGGGTGGCGGTACGTGGCGGCGTGCGGAATACCGTCGGTCTACCTGTGGGTGTGGGATGCGTTCGCCATCGGTGACGGCATCTGGGAGATTTCGGATTGGTACACCGTGGGGCTGGAGCCGGGGGGGTTACCGATCGAGGAGGCGATGTTCTTTCTTCTGACGAATGTACTTGTAGTACACGGGGTGTTGCTGTTCTGGAAAACGAGTCTCTACATGAAGAACCCGTGAAGCTTGTTGCATCTAGCTTTCTTTACGCCCTATGGACATGTTAGCAAGAGAAAGCACAATGACGCCGACAGGAGGAAGAAGATGCAAATTGACTGGAGTGGCCTGAATCCG is a genomic window of Rhodothermales bacterium containing:
- a CDS encoding cyclic nucleotide-binding domain-containing protein gives rise to the protein MKVVSTIEDSLKEIQVLEAMTPDQLEFLAGCTKHVHFKKGDYLTRERSEATEFFAIRDGAVALEMGVGNRTFIFHTVGKGRIVGWSWLIPPFRSQFDARALTDIAAIRFDAVCVRQKCDKDASFGYEIMKRFSQVMAERLIATQMTLVDIYR
- a CDS encoding 4Fe-4S dicluster domain-containing protein, which produces MQADEALAPESATGELTKTAVITSSALDDLLTSLAKDGFSVIGPTRRGDTIVLGEIGGTRDLPDGWIDHHAPGKYRLEHSETNRVFDCTIGAHAWKKYLFPARRRLWSASRNGSPASVEFQSEESDTPPYAFVGVRACDLAAIAIQDRVFMGGSHPDPVYSKRRNTAVIIAVNCTRAVDSCFCASMGTGPRATGGFDLALTEIPHKARTAFVVETGSPRGAELLSRIASRPADKKSLARARSLRQQAVDDQHRTLDPDATRQLLLESLNHPEWKTVDERCLSCGNCTMVCPTCFCSTVEDTTDLTGTAAERWQVWDSCFNPDHSYIHGGYVRKTTGSRYRQWITHKLATWKDQFGTSGCVGCGRCITWCPVAIDITEEVRAIDPNGRKVGPGRRK
- a CDS encoding lycopene cyclase domain-containing protein, coding for MTYFTFLVVVLLPPILVLGTMVYRVRGGLNLGSALRAVVFLVVIAVVYTTPWDNYLIYRGVWSYGEDRVLGVIGFVPVEEYGFMALQALMTGLITLWMYRGVDRTEAVSRPVYLAGLAVWIAVTVCGVWMLVSGADRWLYLGLILAWAGPVLAGTWWLGGRRFGTIGWRYVAACGIPSVYLWVWDAFAIGDGIWEISDWYTVGLEPGGLPIEEAMFFLLTNVLVVHGVLLFWKTSLYMKNP